Below is a window of Halolamina sp. CBA1230 DNA.
GAGCCTGACGGCCGTGTTCCTCGCCCGCGGGGAGCCTCTCCAGACGGCCATCGCGCTCGTGCACACGGTCACGATGGTCGGGCTGCTCTGGTGGCAGACGGCCCACGGTGACCAGGCCGGGACGTAGTCGTTCGGGTCCGTCGACCCGGAAGTCGACGGGTGCAGTACTGTTTTACACTGTGGCGAAGGAGTGACAGCCGATGCTCTCCACGCTTCGGAACACCCTGTTCAGCGAGCCCTCCGGCCGGCCCCACGCGCTGATCCAGTTCGGCGGGGCAGTGCTGTTCGTCGCCCTCTACGCCTACGGGGTCGCCCGCGGCTCCGGTAGCGAGTGGCTGCTCGTCATCGCGACCGCGAACGTCCTCTCCGGAACCGCCGAATCCCTGCCGAGCGATCGCCGACGGCTCGCCGGATCGCTCCGGATCGCCGCGATCCTCGTCTGTGTGGGGCTGCTCGCCCTTCTCGTCTTCGAGCCGGGGCTGCTGTTCGAGTAGTCGCCGTCGCGTCGTGGCGCGAACGGAAACGCACTAACGCCCCACCCACCAACGCCCGCTATGACCGACCCCCTTCTCGTCCGTGCCGCCAGAGGTGAGCGCACCGAGCGCCCGCCGGTCTGGCTGATGCGGCAGGCTGGCCGTCACTTGCCCGAGTACCGCGAGCTCCGCGAGGAGTACTCGTTCCGCGAGGCGATCGAGACCCCCGAGATCGCCGAGGAGATCACCCTCCAACCCTACGAGCGCTACGGCGTCGACGGCGTGGTGATGTTCTCGGACATCCTCACCTGCCTCGAACCGCTCGGCTTCGACTACCACATCGAGTCCGGCGTCGGCCCCGTGATCGAGAACCCCGTTGAGGGGCCCGAGGACGTGGCCCGGCGGCGCGGCGACGTGCGCGAGGAGTTGGGGTTCGTCGCGGACCTGCTCGACCGCCTGAGCGAGAGCGTCGCCGACGAGGACGCCGTGCTGGGGTTCGCGGGCGGCCCGTTCACGCTCGCCTCCTACGTCGTCGCCGGCGGCCCCGACCGCGGGCGCAAGGAGGTCCGGAAGTTCCGCGCGCGCCACCCCGACGCGTTCCTCGAACTGATGGAGCGCTTCACGGACGTCGTCGCCGAGTACCTGCGGATGCAGGCCGACCACGGCGCCGACGCGGTCCAGCTGTTCGACACCTACGCGGGAGTGCTCCCGCCCGCTGACTACCAGGAGTACGTCCTCCCGCTCCACCGCGAGATCGTCGAGAGCATCGACCTGCCGGCGATCGAGTTCGTGCGCAACATGGGCGGGCGACTGGAGAGTCTGGAAGCCACCGGTGCCGACGCGGTCGCGCTCGACTGGACGGTCGATATGGCCACCGCGCGCGCAGAACTGGGCGACATGCCCGTGCAGGGGAACCTCGACCCGTCGTTGCTGTACGCCGACGAAGCCACGATCCGGGAGCGGACCGCGGAGATCGTCGAGGCTGCCGGCCCCGAAGGCCACATCCTGAACCTCGGTCACGGCGTGAACCGCGACACGCCGATCGAGGGGGTCGAGGCGTTCGTCGAGACGGCACGGAACTGGGAGTGGAAGTAGCGATCGGAGGTTCGTTCCGCAGCTCTGTTGCTAAGCTCTTTCAACCATGGGGCAGAAACCACACGTGCCCGTCGAGAGACGGGCATACGGAGA
It encodes the following:
- the hemE gene encoding uroporphyrinogen decarboxylase, which produces MTDPLLVRAARGERTERPPVWLMRQAGRHLPEYRELREEYSFREAIETPEIAEEITLQPYERYGVDGVVMFSDILTCLEPLGFDYHIESGVGPVIENPVEGPEDVARRRGDVREELGFVADLLDRLSESVADEDAVLGFAGGPFTLASYVVAGGPDRGRKEVRKFRARHPDAFLELMERFTDVVAEYLRMQADHGADAVQLFDTYAGVLPPADYQEYVLPLHREIVESIDLPAIEFVRNMGGRLESLEATGADAVALDWTVDMATARAELGDMPVQGNLDPSLLYADEATIRERTAEIVEAAGPEGHILNLGHGVNRDTPIEGVEAFVETARNWEWK